The following DNA comes from Thermococcus piezophilus.
TCATGGACGTCAACGCCTCACAGGCACTAACAGAGGAGGAGTTCGACCAGTACCTCAAGGAGCACCTACTCATAGCCTAGTACCGCGGCAAGACCGCCGAGATAAAGAGTCTCGACGACCTCAAGAGGTTCTTCAGCTACGACGGTCCGACCGCCGGCGTCTTCAAGCTCGTCCTCCCTCAGCCCTACACCCCGGGACTCCCCAGGGCCGTTCCCAACCCTCTCGGGAAGATAGACAGGCTTGAGACGATTCCAGGGACTGTTCCAAATCTCATAGAGCCCCCGAGCGGCTGCTGCTTCCACCTGTGCTGTCCCTCCGCGGAGGAGCGGTGCAGGAAGGAGAAACCTCCGCTCATCGAGGTGAGAAGGACCACTATGCCGCCTGCTGGCTCTACGCCAAGTTTTAGACCTTTTCTCCTTTCGCCCAGTTCAGCCACACGAGCGCCATTCCAGCCCCGTGGTTTATTTGAACAGCTCCCTATAAATGGGGTCGCCCACTTCGCTCCCGGTCATCTCAACCTCCAAGAAAGCGTAGCGGTAGAGCCTCACAAGGATCCATTCGAGGTCCTTCGGCTTCTTCGCCCAGAGCACCTTCTGCAGTATCGCCAGCGCCAAAATGGCCTCGCGGTTCTCCTTTGCTAGCTCTTCGTCCCTGTCAATGTGCCTCTGGTGCCCCATAGGGATGCCGATGATACGTCACACATTCCAGCGCCTCATGTGGTCAGTTCGCTTCCTGAACCCTCTCCACTCAGCTCATAGAGGGCCAGGAAAAGCTCCCCAAAGTAGTTCTCCACGCCGTCATCGTCAAGCAGAAGAACCGGTGGCCTGTCCATTGTCCACTCAAGGTCATCGGCCTTCCTTATCAGAGTCGCCCGCCTCTTGAGCTTCGCAACCCTGAGCGAGAAGTATGTATCGACGCCGTATTTCCCCGTCTTCGTCTCGAACAGGACGTAGAGAACCTCACCCTCATGTTCTCCCCCACAACCTTAGGGGGATAAGCATATAAAACCGCCGGCGGAATGAAATCGGACGTGAGGGTTATGAGAATTGAGGAGCTTTCCGTTGATGAGCGAGTTAAAAGGATCATCCGGGAGAGAGGCATAGAGGAGCTCTATCCCCCTCAGGCCAAAGCTTTGAAAAGCGGGGTACTTGAGGGGAAGAACCTAGTCCTTGCCATCCCTACGGCTAGCGGGAAAACCCTCGTTTCTGAGATAGTGATGGTCAACAAACTCCTGCATGAGGGCGGAAAAGCGATCTATCTCGTCCCTCTTAAGGCCCTCGCCGAGGAGAAGTACCGCGAGTTCAAAGCCTGGGAAGTGCTGGGACTGCGCGTCGCGGCGACGACGGGGGATTATGACTCCACCGATGAGTGGCTCGGAAAGTACGACATAATAGTCGCCACCGCCGAGAAGTTCGACTCCCTCCTGAGGCATGGTTCAAGCTGGATTAGGGACGTCAAGCTCGTAGTCGCGGACGAAGTCCACCTCATAGGCTCCTACGATAGAGGAGCAACGCTGGAAATGATTCTCAGTCATATGCTCGATAAGGCTCAAATCCTAGCCCTGAGCGCCACCGTTGGAAACGCAGAAGAGTTGGCAGAGTGGCTCAACGCTGAGCTCGTTGTGAGCGACTGGCGTCCCGTGGAGCTGAGAAAGGGAGTCTTCTCCCACGGCCAGCTCTTCTGGGAGGACGGTAAAATAGACCGGTATCCTTCGAGCTGGGATTCCCTCGTAGTTGATGCAATAAAAAAGGGCAAGCAAGCACTCGTCTTTGTGAACACGAGACGCTCGGCTGAAAAGGAAGCGGTGAGCCTTGCCTCCAAGATTTACAGACTCCTCACGAAGCCCGAGCAGAGAAAGCTGGAGGAGCTGACGGAGTCGCTGGAGAGCAACCCCACCAACAACAGGCTGAGGGAAGCACTAAAGAAGGGTGTGGCTTTCCACCATGCTGGACTGGGGAGAAGCGAGAGGACGGTGATAGAAGATGCCTTTAGGGAAGGCCTGATTAAGGTAATAACAGCGACTCCGACGCTTTCTGCTGGAATAAACCTCCCCGCGTTTCGCGTCATAATACGGGACACCAAGCGCTACTCCAACTTCGGCTGGGTGGACATACCCGTCTTAGAGGTTCAGCAGATGATGGGGCGCGCTGGAAGGCCCAAGTACGACAAACGTGGAGAGGCCATAATAGTGGCCAAGACTGAGGATCCAAAGAAGCTGATGGAGCGCTACGTCTTTGGAAAGCCGGAAAAGCTCTTCTCAATGCTATCTAACGAATCAGCCTTCAGGGGACAGATTCTGGCCCTAATCACCAACTTTAGCATCGGAAACTTCCGCGAGCTGATAGAGTTCCTTGAGAGGACATTCTACTTCCACCAGAGGAGCGACACCTCTCAGCTGGAGTGGAAGGCGAAGGAGATAGTCTACTTCCTCATCGAGAACGAGTTCATAGACCTTGACCTTAACGACCATTTCATGCCCCTGCTATTCGGCAGAAGAACGTCGCAGCTCTACATAGACCCGCTCACGGCCAAGAAGTTCCGCGATGCGTTTCCAAAGCTGGAGAAAAATCCAAATCCCTTTGGAATCTTCCAGTTGATAGCCTCCACACCAGACATGGGCACACTGAACGCGCGCAGGAAGGAGATGGAGGACTATCTCGATCTGGCATACGAGATGGAAGAGAAGCTCTACGTCAACATCCCCTACTGGGAGGATTACACCTTCCAGAGCTTCATCAACGAGGTAAAAACGGCAAAAATCCTCCTCGACTGGATAAACGAAGTGCCCGAGACGAGGATATACGACGCCTACAACATAGACCCCGGCGACCTCTACAGAATCCTCGAGCTTGCTGACTGGCTGATGTATTCACTCATTGAGCTCTACAAGCTCTTCGAGCCGAAGGAGGAGGTTTTAGCTTACCTCAGGAATCTCCACCTCCGCCTGAGGCACGGTGTTAGGGAAGAACTCCTCGAGCTCGTCAGGCTACCCAACATCGGCAGGAAGAGGGCGAGGGCGCTCTATAACGCGGGCTTCAGGACGCAGGAGGACATAATCAGGGCCAAAGTGAGCGAGCTCCTCGCGGTCGAGGGAATAGGTATGAAGGTCATCGAAGGGTTGTTCAGGTACTTCGGCGTTGAGCTTCCAGGGGCATCAAAGAAAGGGGCAGACGAGAGAAACCCCAAAAAGCGCAGGGGAACGCTCGACGACTTCCTTAGATAATTACATCGTCCTCAACCTCCACTGGGAGAAAAAGCAGTGACAGCAAAGATGACGCCATAATCTATTCCAGAACTGACCTCCTCTCCCCTGAAAGGCGAAGCTTGAAAAAGAGAAAAGGCACAAATCACTGAACGTGGATTAAATTTTTAAACTCCCATCTTTTACGTTGGCGTGGGCACTATGATAATCATCGTAACTGGAATGCCGGGTTCTGGAAAGAGCAAAATCGTCTGGGAGTTCGCCAGGAGAGGAATTCCTCACGTTTCTATGGGGGACGTCGTAAGAGAAGAGGCGGAGCGCAGGGGAATCCCCAAGACCAAGGAGGGCATGGCGAAGGTCAGCATCCGCCTAAGGCAGGAGCTCGGCCAGAATGCAGTAGCAAAACTCACTGTTCCTAAGGTAAGAGAGCTCCTTGAGAAGCACCGGGTGGTAATCATCGACGGCGTCCGCTCGCTCGACGAGATAGGAACATTTAGGAGCGCCTTTCCCGATGAGGAGATCGTTATCTTTGCCGTCCACACCCCGCCGAGGCAGCGCTTCAAGAGGCTTAGAGAGAGAGGAAGGAGCGACGACCCGCAGAGTTGGGAGGACTTCGAGGAGCGTGATTGGAAGGAGCTCAAGTTCGGCATAGGCAACGTCATAGCGATGGCCGACTACATGATAGTCAACGACGGACCGAAGGAAGAATATGAGAAAAAGGTCAAGGAGCTCGTGGAGAGGATTTTAGCCGAGCATTGAGTCAAGGAACAGCATCACGTAGAAGCCCACAAAGAAACCAAGGGTTACGAGAATGTCGTTCTCTTCTCTTTTGTATATCTCGGGAATCATCTCCTTGACAGTAACGTAGAGCATCGCCCCGCCAGCGAGTCCGAGACCGTAGGGTAGGGACCACTCGAAGGCCGTGAAGAAGACCGCCCCTACGATGACCATTGCCATCTCAGCCAGTCCGCTGAGGATACCTATGAGGATTGGCTGGAGGCGCTTCTTCTGAATGACCGCAAGGGGGAGGGAAACCACAGTCCCCTCCGGGAAGTCCTGGATGCCTATCGCTATGGCCGTCACGAGACCAACCTCAAGGTTGTAGATGAGAGAAGTGCCGATAGCCAAGCCCTCGGGGAGGTTGTGGATTACGAGTGCGAAGACAAGGAGCCAGGCCTTTCTGAGCTTGTTCTTCAAATCGCTGGGCCCCTCATAGCCCTTGACCATGTGCTCGTGGGGAATGATGCGGTCTATCAGGAAGACCAGCAACACACCGAGGGCTATACCAATCCCGGCAGGAGCAAAGCTACCCGTGCTATATATCGCCGGGAGGATTAAGCTCGTAAAGCTGGCCACTATCATGACGCCGGCGGCAAAGCTGAGGCTGAAGTCCACGCCCCTCTCGGGTATGTTCTTGGCGAAGATGGCAACCATTGCGCCGAGAGAAGTCATCACGGCCACGAACAGGCCCGCGTAGAAAGATACCCAGAGAATGCTACCCCCAGAGATTCCAAGCAGCCACTCGGCCAGGTTCGTGATGAAGTTCTCTAACATAGTTAGGCCACCCTAATTAATTCGTGGGTTGGTTTTATAAGCTTTGGGTAGAGCCAATAGCGGTGGGAACATGTTTGAGGAAGTCGAAGTCGAGGCTTACGTTTATCCAACTGAGGATATCGAGAAAGTCAAAGAGGCCATGCTGAACCTCGTTCCAGGACTGGAGTTCGAGGCCTTCGATAGGGGCGACTACATCATTCTGACGGGCAGAACCAAGAGCAAGAAAGCCCTCCAGAGGCTTTACGAGCTCTTCCGCGGGCAGGCCATACTCGACACGGCGCGCTCTTTCCTTGAGGAGGGCTACTTCGGTGAGGAGATCATAATAAAGGTCAACAAGCAGGCGGCATACGCCGGGAAGGTGAACTTCAACGAGGAATCCCCCCTCGGCCCGATAACGATAATCATCCGCACGAAGAATCCCCACAGGATAATGAAGTGGCTCGCCCCGAGGACGAAGGACGGAGTACCGATAGAATAAAAAAGAAAGAGTTCACTCTCTTTTCTTCCTCCCCCCGCTTATCTTCGCCGTCAGCATCTTCTCGGTTGAAAATATCCAGGCAGTAACGTAGAGCGTCAGCCCGGCCATAAGGGCGAGGTAGGCCACGCTGGGGAGCACGGGGGCGTAGTCTCCAAGGAGTATGTGGCGGTAGTCCACTATGGGGTGCGTGAAGGGAATCGCCAGCAGGAGGTATTTGACGGCCACGGGCAGATCGTTGATGCCCGTGTACATCAGGAGGAAGGCCGGAAAGGCCAGTGGCATTATGACGGCGCTTACAACGGTGTTGGCGCTCTGGACGTCTTCGGCAAAGATAGCCAGTATCATCGCCAGGCTGAGGGCGAATATTATGGTCAGGAAGACCACAAGGGAGAATAGGAGCATCCCCGTCGGAGTAACCCGGAGTCCGATGTCTTCAAGGGTTATGCCAACAGCGCCCAGTCCAAAGGAGCCGAGGTAGCTGCGCATTCCAATCATATAGGCCAAAGCCGCGACTAGGCCCATCACGGCGGTACCGAATATCTTCGCGCCGACTATCTTCGTCCTCGCCACCGGAAGCGTCAGGAGGGTCTCAAGGGTCTTGTTCTCCTTTTCAGCCGCCATCGCCCCTGCGGCCATCTGGGAGGTTATTATGACCATGAGGAAGACTATCATCGGTATCGAGAACGCCTGAGAGGCTATGACGTTGGAAACCAGACTTGGAGAGACGTCAACAACCTTGCCGTTGATTACAGACCTGCTCTCCGTCTCTATCGGCTGGAGGATGGCATCGGGATTCTGGGCACCGAGCTGTTCTACCTTTATCTTGGCTATTTCGTCTCCGAGAAGTCCTATAACCGCGTTTATCCTGCCCTCGCTGACGCTCTCCTTTATTCCTGCACCTATGGATGTAAATATCCCGTAAACCTGCACATTAGCCTTCTCGTTGCCTTCCAGTTTAGCCGAGAAGTCTGGAGGAATTACAACCAAAACGTTCTGCTTCTCCACAACAGCCTTCCTGAGAGCCTCGT
Coding sequences within:
- a CDS encoding ZIP family metal transporter; protein product: MLENFITNLAEWLLGISGGSILWVSFYAGLFVAVMTSLGAMVAIFAKNIPERGVDFSLSFAAGVMIVASFTSLILPAIYSTGSFAPAGIGIALGVLLVFLIDRIIPHEHMVKGYEGPSDLKNKLRKAWLLVFALVIHNLPEGLAIGTSLIYNLEVGLVTAIAIGIQDFPEGTVVSLPLAVIQKKRLQPILIGILSGLAEMAMVIVGAVFFTAFEWSLPYGLGLAGGAMLYVTVKEMIPEIYKREENDILVTLGFFVGFYVMLFLDSMLG
- a CDS encoding ATP-dependent DNA helicase codes for the protein MRIEELSVDERVKRIIRERGIEELYPPQAKALKSGVLEGKNLVLAIPTASGKTLVSEIVMVNKLLHEGGKAIYLVPLKALAEEKYREFKAWEVLGLRVAATTGDYDSTDEWLGKYDIIVATAEKFDSLLRHGSSWIRDVKLVVADEVHLIGSYDRGATLEMILSHMLDKAQILALSATVGNAEELAEWLNAELVVSDWRPVELRKGVFSHGQLFWEDGKIDRYPSSWDSLVVDAIKKGKQALVFVNTRRSAEKEAVSLASKIYRLLTKPEQRKLEELTESLESNPTNNRLREALKKGVAFHHAGLGRSERTVIEDAFREGLIKVITATPTLSAGINLPAFRVIIRDTKRYSNFGWVDIPVLEVQQMMGRAGRPKYDKRGEAIIVAKTEDPKKLMERYVFGKPEKLFSMLSNESAFRGQILALITNFSIGNFRELIEFLERTFYFHQRSDTSQLEWKAKEIVYFLIENEFIDLDLNDHFMPLLFGRRTSQLYIDPLTAKKFRDAFPKLEKNPNPFGIFQLIASTPDMGTLNARRKEMEDYLDLAYEMEEKLYVNIPYWEDYTFQSFINEVKTAKILLDWINEVPETRIYDAYNIDPGDLYRILELADWLMYSLIELYKLFEPKEEVLAYLRNLHLRLRHGVREELLELVRLPNIGRKRARALYNAGFRTQEDIIRAKVSELLAVEGIGMKVIEGLFRYFGVELPGASKKGADERNPKKRRGTLDDFLR
- a CDS encoding ABC transporter permease — its product is MSDFWVMAKKELKNLFRDRKLLFGLVVIPLILFPIMGKVINVGIEQAQGETRVAIVNFDEGKYGETLIKALEVTPNVTVTVIKATSLDEALRKAVVEKQNVLVVIPPDFSAKLEGNEKANVQVYGIFTSIGAGIKESVSEGRINAVIGLLGDEIAKIKVEQLGAQNPDAILQPIETESRSVINGKVVDVSPSLVSNVIASQAFSIPMIVFLMVIITSQMAAGAMAAEKENKTLETLLTLPVARTKIVGAKIFGTAVMGLVAALAYMIGMRSYLGSFGLGAVGITLEDIGLRVTPTGMLLFSLVVFLTIIFALSLAMILAIFAEDVQSANTVVSAVIMPLAFPAFLLMYTGINDLPVAVKYLLLAIPFTHPIVDYRHILLGDYAPVLPSVAYLALMAGLTLYVTAWIFSTEKMLTAKISGGRKKRE
- a CDS encoding RNA-binding domain-containing protein, which gives rise to MFEEVEVEAYVYPTEDIEKVKEAMLNLVPGLEFEAFDRGDYIILTGRTKSKKALQRLYELFRGQAILDTARSFLEEGYFGEEIIIKVNKQAAYAGKVNFNEESPLGPITIIIRTKNPHRIMKWLAPRTKDGVPIE
- a CDS encoding dephospho-CoA kinase, with protein sequence MIIIVTGMPGSGKSKIVWEFARRGIPHVSMGDVVREEAERRGIPKTKEGMAKVSIRLRQELGQNAVAKLTVPKVRELLEKHRVVIIDGVRSLDEIGTFRSAFPDEEIVIFAVHTPPRQRFKRLRERGRSDDPQSWEDFEERDWKELKFGIGNVIAMADYMIVNDGPKEEYEKKVKELVERILAEH